In Aricia agestis chromosome 21, ilAriAges1.1, whole genome shotgun sequence, the sequence tccgtcacccatggacactcgtagcatcaaaagagatgcaggtgcgttgccggccttttaagagggaatagggtaacaggggagggtagggatgcgaagggaagggagtaggggaaggtagggaagggaatagggtaggggattgggcctccggtaaactcactcactcggtgaaacactgtgagacggttttctgtgagagcgtggtatttctccggtcgagccggctcattcgtgccgaaacatggctctcccactggtttgttcattgcaacgccaccaacaaattgcaattgggttaaatgtcaagtcgtaaacagttgtcgttgccatggcatgacatgatttggacatgcgcaataactaggttttgctgcgaatgcgctaaaaattacgccgacgaacacggccagaTTTTCGTCGGAtttttaagggtgaagccaaacgagagtAATTCTGTAAGTTGTGAGTCgtagaatttcggtcgcgtaaattatGTTTCATCctaatcatgactcacaaaattacgctcgtgtgaatgaagtaggaattttgtatgaaactgaatacaGCAGAATATCTgccgaccgaaattctgcgacttgGACTCACAAAAtgacgctcgtttggcctcacccttactgtatgtgctagtagcgccctctgctccgacttttgcctaatattccctattatgaaatagaaaacaaaaaaaaaatgtaatggcAACTAGTATGTAAAGAAGAATGTcagtttaacgttgttagtggcggccgaaaaggaagatcttccgaccgagcgagatagcatgctcggtcaggccgaagcccactgacgtcatctcagacgttatatatatcttgccgttctccgaaacttcgatagcgcgatgcaggaacgttaggcgaattgtgaattaaatctggtagtaagttggacccgtctaatttccgacctatatctattttaccgacattgagtaaaatttatgaaaagataatactgaatcaattactaacgcactttaatataaataatattttacataataaacaatttggatttacaaagagacggtctactacagacgcaggcgttgaattgatcagtagtatttttaatgcctgggagacgtcgcaggatgctctaggagttttttgcgatctctcaaaggcctttgattgcgtgcaacacaaaacattggtcaggaaactctgtcactatggcataaaaggcacagcactcgccctcctaaaatcgtacttgtcaaatagaactcagaggattgagataaatggtaaaaaatctgctggtgcaaaaattgaaatgggggtcccacaggggtctatattaggacccttcctgtttcttatttatataaatgacctgccattcttaattaaagataaacatgggatagtattatttgctgatgatacatctcttacattcaatgtcaaacggcttaatgcgtgttatgacgaagtaaataatgctctctcaaagattgtacattggtttagtgttaataatcttttacttaatagtaaaaaaacaaaatgtattaaattcaaattgcccaatgtaaggcaaacggaaaccaatgtgcttttaaatggtgatgttatggagctagtggatacagctgtatttttaggtattacactagactccaagcttcagtggggccctcatattgctgggttggccgacagactcagttcagcagcatatgcagtaagtaagattagacaattttcagatgaaacaacagcacgtctagtgtattttagttactttcatagtattatgtcctacggcattttgctgtggggcaatgctgcagatataaatacaatttttgtgctgcagaagcgagctgtgcgggcaatctacaagttggcccgtaatacttcacttagagaaaaatttaaggaaactggaatcttaactgttgcttctcaatatgtcctatcaaatgtattatatgttaaaaagaatacatatcaattcacgaaaaaatgtgatacccatgggagaaatactcgtaataaacataagcttgaaattccggtgactagacttactaaagtcaaaaattcttttaaaggtcaatgtatacgcctttataataagatcccagaaagcgttcaaaatcactcaattaatagatttaaaaaagttgttaaagaacgtttgtgtaccaaagcgtactataaagttactgatttcatgaatgatagtacgccatgggaataaggtcgccccctgcagagctgtttcattataatatgtataataattgtacattcgttgtattttatttagtcataatgacactgttattttataatatattttttgtaattttccatctttttagaaaaagatggccccgtgcgagtttcttacgccggtttttctcgccgggttagttcccgaaccggtggtaggcatctgtgtagccccgacgttcagagaatatttgaaaaaatttattctgaataaaaaattttgagtttgagtttgtgggtaccgccacagcaGAATATTTTCAGTCTTACATGGTTTCTACTTTAAAAATACAACGGAAGAAAATTGGAATATTCGAACTGAAATACCAGGTTAGCAGAGGCGAGGCGGTGATAAAATCAAAATGCGTTGAGTTTATGTCGACATAAAGTCTAGTTGAAAGGCGTTTGCGGCGACAGCTGTCCTTCGCTACCAGGAGAACATAAAAGCTGGAGGCCACTTATTGCTTATACACTTTCTATAGATATACGTATTGTCTATACTTGTTATTTTAAAGAACGTTTTCATACATtatacctaataattattatgtatcttgtaagtgtatattttttaattggatgcaccgttttcGAGATATGAGCCTATTGGCCTAAGATCCCACCATAGAAcgaccttcaccgagctggttaacggataaaaagtattttatattcaattacgTAATTATGTCAATTTTATTGCTAGTGGGTTTCCTAAAAAATGTTgtccattttttatttatttattaacaaaacatttttttaacatttcacTGGTTTGGATAATAGACAAATTCTATACCAATTGaaagtacctatattttttgCGTCACAACTCTTGGGTAGGCAGCTGGTATAAACAGGTAAATCGATACAAGTACCGGTCTGGTCAATGCCTATTTGCATAACCACCATGGACCATGGAAGGCCACGCTCCtttgaaatcaaaatgaaatcaaaataatttatttgcaggTATATGGTACAATATTATGGTATTAGCTTTTACATTTTCTACATATTCTACTACTTTTATAGTGtgcaaatatttattataaatatcaagCTTATTATGGTTAATGTATTACCAAGTCAGAAGAAGACCAACTATTAAAAAGTCATAGTTATCGTCATAGTAAGACATATTATTTCTGCTACACACTGATCCATCAAACTTAAGAGgggtccacaccgcccttttttccatacaagcgttgtcccctgtttcctccctggataatgctagtacagttataatttttttcctgaatatctacggccactaatacaatgtccctatgttttcttttttttcataatttaattattaaataagatatgaacgttcaaaaacccaaaaaaattgccagattttccgctgtgttcaaacgtccagaaaacagatttggctagattatacaaaaaaaagcaaaacataggaacacagctcaagccttttttaatctttaatgagaAAAGTACTTGAATCGGTtatgttttggagaaggaatcaggggacaacgaatcgttgattttctgaattttctgcagttgtctctatcgcgttctgcggtataggcttgaggtaagggagacagctatagatattacacgtacttttttttcatttctctagcccctggtgtatcctcttaattgtGGCTGTGCGATATCACTGTTTGTAGATTTTGGTTGTCGAGGTTACAATAACTGTAATTAAACCTACATATCTAACTCGCATTTTATTACAGTGAATTGTCGTATAAGGAATTATGTCTGGTACTTGCAATAAATTTATTGACATACgtaactaattaatattaaatacttttcatccattaaccagctcggtgaaggtcgTCCTATGTTGGGATCGtataccataatattaaaaataaaaatagtttttttttaattggttcTTATCAGCTCCAAAACGGCCaaccaattgaaaaaataacgaaaactTTATACCCCTATACAGAAACACCCCCAGTAGGTATTTTAGTAAGTGTGTTACAACACACCTACTAAAAAACCAATTCaagaaaaaagagaaaaaaaaattgaagtcaaaaattttaaaattttttgaagGCCCCTGCATAGGTTTCTGGGGGTGTATTTATTCTGATTTTAAGGATTCCtccatttttcttatttttttattttcttgttaaCACTATAAAAAGgggaaagaaaaataaacaaagttatTCAAATCTAATTTTATTTCACTTCTTCAGGGTCTACATAAGAAAGTACAATGAGACATTTCATGGACTTCACTACTatgttacattataatttatatcatacataataaatacttaatataattttatcattaaacATACAGACTATAGTAAAAGCAAAATTTTTACTGCGCCAAATAGAGGCACAAACTGTTATTAAGGTTATACCtacgtaataattaataaataatttgaattattatctttgttatttttaaaggagtttttaagtaggtaaattttaaaattctgtTTTGCTTTTATCTACAGTCTGCGCttgctttatttttatagttataaatattttattacacaataatatgGCAATGACAAGAAAATTACGACATAAATATTATCCATTCATGAAAATGAAATTATAAACATGTTCAATAAAtgcataaattaatttaaataaaaatatgataattaaataatgGATACATTTTATAGTCACTGACAATGTATCTCAAACTTTTGCgtgaacatttatttatttacattttatattacaatataacAGAGGTGGGTGATGGTTACATTTGTAGAGCAAAAGTCGAGAAACATTGGTAAGTACTacgaataaaaaatactaaagataatattatgtaaatatacatAGCTGCACCAAAAAAGAGTGCGTTTTCCCAAAATTTTATCTTTATGTGACAACTGTAGGTAATTGTCTTTCGCAGGCTGCCATTCGGCGCATAGGTGGCGCATATTAGATATGTAGGCGCATGTCAGGATTTTAGTCATATTCGTCTCTTTTTATTGCATCGTCAAAATCATGTCATGTCAAACTATGACATGACATGATTTTGACATGTTTGTTGCAAGTTGTTTATTTTTGGTTGCACGCTAAGGTAcgttgccatgacatgacatgattttgacatgtgcaagaaaaaaatgatatgaaCACGACTATAACTATCCCGGCGATACTAATAAGGCATAATATGCGCTGTAGTGGTAGTAATAGTGTATTTGGTTGTCAGTGCTATATTTTAGTGCGAGTAAGAGAGAACTAAAATCGAAAGTAGATGTTCGAGAGTTCCGTccccttagtatttattattcgtagcgtttGTATTTAGATTTCACTAATACGAATTGCGACACTTTACATGACACTATTTTTGTCTCTGGTTTATGAAAATAATCCTTATTACAACAGCATTTATATAAAAGCCCCTCTCCACGCTGGTCCATGGTAGATGACCACGATGCGAAGCtgtctttcagcaaaatcaaagTAGAATATGCTCAAGGTAATAGCTTGCCAATGGGCCAACGCGAAgtgtttgtttataatatagaaTTTAAATTTGGATTGTGAtatcaaaatatcattttaaattCAATGAATAGTAGAACGATATGAAAATGAACATTTTGAATGAAGAATATTTCGAATTTTGAAACCAACGgagaaatattttgaaaaaggaACATATCGGAAGAACATCTTTGTTTCCAACGGTAGTGCCCGTAAAGCTATGTCCATACAAGATCACAATCTATATGGATAGAAACTACACCGaagaatttatatttatttagtacaacatcaaaactgtcaaattaTGTTCCAAGCGTAGTTTCCCCACACAGTAACTGCTGTAACTTATCTATGCTATacaataaatatatgtataattatattatgtacaatttgCTGTGTTTTGTATACGCAATATAGTATAtgcaaaattgataaaaaatattttctaaattactGTAGCGAATAACgtgatatttttataatgtttattaaCTTTCAAATGCTGtcatttttaaaaagatatatTGTTTACACAGATAAGTATGCAAATGCAAGCAATACTTATGCGAAACAAACCAAAAGTGTCCCTTTGGATTGCGGAAACACGTCTTGTTTATTGTGAGCTCCAGCTACTACAAGTAAATAAAATCACCACCATGGCCACAAGTAAacgattaaaaataaagttgcaTGACTTGGTAACATTTCTCCATTTTATAGAAAAATGTGACAGTTACTTATTTCAGCATCATGATTGTACGGACTTAATCATAACGCCAGTATAAATCTTAAGAAATTGCTTTTATTGTGTTACAAAATATTGCTTTTAGTACCAATGGCACCGTTCCGATCAACGCGCGAACTCAAATATAATgcaactttatgacataggctataggttttatATTGCTCTACACCAATATAAAGCAGCGGCGGCTTGTGTcactagaccaatgtcggtagaaaattaaACCTGTAGCCTATATGACAAATTGTATTCTATTTAAATTGTTGTCGGCCGCGGTCACTTGGCACAAAAACCAGAAAGCCAACTCAGCgaaaaaaacagattttttcCATGTACATGGCTCCTGTACATGGAAAAAAgtcaatttttgttttatagcaagatcaataattttttattcttaaaataatatcgaAAGACCAAAACACCCTAATTGTACTGTGTTGTTGAAACACCGATATAAGTTTACTAGTCactttatttttgctataaaatatattgcgtatccaaaaaacataattttaaatagtgcaatattttaaattacttacttattttactataattttCACTTCTGTTAACTTAAATgtgatttaaatttaatttaatagctAACAGGtagtaagttttattaaaattaatttattttattttgacctATATGATCCATTTATTTTAGTAACATTTTCAAAATACCAAATAGTTCGAAAAAAGAGATATTATGAAATCATAATAAAAGTTCATATGggtcaaaataaaatttacaaagttACATTGTATTGCACActcaataaatatataaattatttctgacCACTTATGTACCTTGCTCTTGCTTGGCAGTATGTCTTACGGATGGTTAAAATTATTCTGGAAAAACAGAAGAAGTTAAATGTGTTTTCAATCATCTTTTTTCGGGtcactattattttttcttggtttattatttcttaattcTTTACATACCTTCTCAACTTTATTGTTGATAGATGCTCGATCAATGAAAACAATATCTAATCATATTTACATGAACATTTGAAGACATATTCCAAGTGGTTAAAGATTAAATTATTCTAAATCTACTATCACATATATGAAATACTTCTATTTACGTTAGTAAATATTCTATAGAATAAAATTCACAACAAACTACTATAAATTCATTACAATAAATAGACTCTTTGGTCTCGTCCGAATCTTCGTTCTTATCTTTAATATTTACATCGTCCAATACATCTTCACGACTAGTTCGATTGGTAAcgttaaatttataattaaatattgatttagtCTTAATTAAATCACAGTATCCAGGCCACTGACCCCGGGCATTGACAATCATAGGAAGCTCTCCGATGCCCGCGTTTCCTCCCTGTCCATGGCCGAAACTATCTCTATTCCCTCCTCGTAGTTCAAAATCTTCGGCGAGTGGTTCCCGCAGTAGTGCTGCTCGGGGTCGCCGTATTGGCTGTGATAGAACTCCTCCCTCATCATGTGATTCAGATTCGAACATCGGAAGAAGAGGATCTCTTTGAAGGGCTTTCTGAAATCCCGGTTCAGCGTCGCGTATATTATCGGATTCAGCAAGCTGTTTATGTAGCCGAGCCAGAGGAATAGCGCGCTGACTGCGTCTGGGATAGCATCTTCAGCTACGAAAGGTCGCACCACAGCTAGCACGAAGAATGGAAGCCAGCAGATCACGAATGCTGACATGATTATTCCTAGCGTCGTCGACGCTTTCCTCTCTTTCGCGAGTTGGAATCTCAACTTTTTCTGATGCGACTGAGTGGGCTGCAGCAAGTCCTTGGCAAAGTGACTTTTTTGAGCGAAATGTGAAAGTGACGACCTTATTCTAGTACTTGTGGATAATTTATTGCTATTCTCGGATGAAAGTCGTCTGCGCTCCTTTAGCGGTTTCGCTTCTGGGTTAGGGTTGGATGGACCTCTATTGATGGTGTGTATCGGTTTAGTTGGCGTTCTTTGTGATAGCATCGGGCACTGGGATTCATTAGATTTTCTCTGGCCACTGAAGCACCGTCCTATCGAGCTCTCCGCTTTGTCTACGCTACACTGCAacaaaagaatttaaattttaaatttctcaACTCAATTTTAAATTTCCGATACGGTAATGCAGTTTTCAAGTATGCATGAACTAATTCTAAAAGTTTGCAACTAGAAGACATACTCGTACCGATACATATTCAGAAGCAGAAGTTTTGAAAGAAAACCATTGCTTCTTGTTTTTTAAAGGCAATGTAAATTGTGCACTTTATGTTTTGATGATGTATAAGCGTGGTaatcattaattttaaacaaCAACAATTACAACCTACTATTTTGCTGCGTCATGCTTATTAACTATGATGTATGGTTTTTGTCTGAGCATTTTAGAGCACGATGTCCATTACATAGTAGTTTCATGATTAATGAGcccgtaataataataaatattatataattatatcctGATTACATTACTTAGTTGATAAAATACGTTTTTACTTAGAAAGTACGTAACAAaccaaaactaaaaaatataataaatagctCTGTATTTTTTAACTTTGATGTGCTAAAAGCGGAGatctttaaaaatgttatgattaattttatacttacaacTGTGTTCGTGCTGGCCGTAGAGCCTCTAGTAGGTCTAGCAGGCTGCGTATCCAACAGCTTCGCTTCAGCTGCTCCTCCATTCTTAACGTTTATTTCCAAGTAGCAGTGAGTCTCCAGATGAGACTGAGCTCTTTTCTCGTCCTGAACTATTTTTCTGGCAGCActgaatattttgtagtaaaccACAACCATCACTGTGAGCGGGAGATAAAACGAGCCGAAGGTTGCGTATATCTGATACCCCTGGTTCTGCGATACAGAACACGAAGTTTCCGTCTTTTCATTGCCCAATATCAGCACCGGTGGCAGCGATATAAACGCTGCCCCGATCCACACGATAAATACACAGAACAGCATCCGTTTCGGCGTCCTCTTCACTCCGTACTCCAAAGGCTTGGTGATAGCGTAGTACCGGTCCACCGATATCATGCACAAGTTGAGGATACTGGCTGCGCAGGATAGCACGTCGCTGGAGACCCAGAAGTCGCAAACCACCGGTCCAAAGGGCCACGTGCCCAGCAAATCGTACACCATGGCGACGGGCATGACTATCACCGCGACGCAGAGATCGCTGACAGCCAACGACACCACCAAGTAGTTGCTAGGCCTCCTCAACTTCCGTACCAGGCACACCGCGACGCACACTAGCACATTACCGACTATGGTTCCAATAATAACTATCAGG encodes:
- the LOC121737583 gene encoding 5-hydroxytryptamine receptor 1-like codes for the protein MAAPNNSHCPRTSFVTLPSCLLILISLVQAEAVSIDPDFSDYVSNPNSTNWTLYETNSTRNLHIKHLKYSTLATVLLATVFLIVIIGTIVGNVLVCVAVCLVRKLRRPSNYLVVSLAVSDLCVAVIVMPVAMVYDLLGTWPFGPVVCDFWVSSDVLSCAASILNLCMISVDRYYAITKPLEYGVKRTPKRMLFCVFIVWIGAAFISLPPVLILGNEKTETSCSVSQNQGYQIYATFGSFYLPLTVMVVVYYKIFSAARKIVQDEKRAQSHLETHCYLEINVKNGGAAEAKLLDTQPARPTRGSTASTNTVCSVDKAESSIGRCFSGQRKSNESQCPMLSQRTPTKPIHTINRGPSNPNPEAKPLKERRRLSSENSNKLSTSTRIRSSLSHFAQKSHFAKDLLQPTQSHQKKLRFQLAKERKASTTLGIIMSAFVICWLPFFVLAVVRPFVAEDAIPDAVSALFLWLGYINSLLNPIIYATLNRDFRKPFKEILFFRCSNLNHMMREEFYHSQYGDPEQHYCGNHSPKILNYEEGIEIVSAMDREETRASESFL